The following proteins are encoded in a genomic region of Papaver somniferum cultivar HN1 unplaced genomic scaffold, ASM357369v1 unplaced-scaffold_10, whole genome shotgun sequence:
- the LOC113326892 gene encoding uncharacterized protein LOC113326892 — MGDPYPSLGILSLEYPSTGPSDQNGEEVQQPAIDLGAPDPPQIHLAAAPAHNEAPAARRASDQAQTDPSDEQSQIDTSPTLNEASAIVLAAAEKARLKADLQQPEQEGIRKPWDPIPFNEVERKKKMNNDRKQQPTKQLESLKYPVLDAEKAEEARLKKNMSAEKAKAYAETLQLLSELQKDNEPGVSQTSEEDDVTLAKRLEDRLATKSNEVKPIAKSTTSVMDKEKKKPTISAKEKKLTPKITYTPQKPVTRSHPQKRVDPEFASGKGLSGHKRRKTKSRTENPVGKDCPTEKVQKKDSENVRKRKAKGDPNLQELTKKVKNARKLLSLRKSPFYKDLSSQQRALLLSFFDKATSINSAWKAPAVIGHHILSAETFEDLLHNRALEGDLINYWQYQLKKAYHNEQPVNGQRKYIPVLHIDPTGWFYLSDPVHQVAANTAVFLPIRNMEEGTRKIIIPMSHQNVHWTLLVYECEKGEFFHYNTWEAVSKNECLDNANLMEYCLLAINERLSSLRLPLVSRVKMISYPTPQQGDYPDCAIYIMHIMKKVAKEEVIDGVRMSLGDPEELKDKIHKKRISLACKILSATSPPEESWNIHAPKGF; from the exons ATGGGAGATCCTTATCCATCCTTAGGAATTCTTAGTCTGGAGTACCCGTCGACTG GACCAAGTGATCAAAATGGAGAAGAGGTGCAGCAGCCTGCAATTGATCTAGGTGCACCTGATCCACCTCAAATCCATCTTGCAGCTGCGCCTGCGCATAATGAAGCTCCAGCTGCTAGAAGAGCATCAGATCAAGCTCAAACGGATCCCTCGGATGAGCAATCTCAAATCGATACTTCACCTACACTTAATGAAGCCTCTGCAATTGTTTTAgctgcagctgaaaaagctcgttTGAAAGCTGATCTTCAGCAACCTGAACAAGAA GGAATAAGGAAACCTTGGGATCCCATTCCATTCAATGaagtagaaaggaagaagaaaatgaataatgACAGAAAGCAACAGCCTACTAAACAATTAGAGAGTCTT AAGTATCCAGTTTTAGATGCTGAAAAGGCAGAGGAAGCTcgactgaagaagaatatgagcgCCGAAAAAGCTAAAGCATATGCTGAGACTCTCCAACTTCTTTCTGAGCTACAGAAG GATAACGAACCTGGAGTTAGTCAAACATCAGAGGAAGATGACGTAACACTTGCCAAGAGACTCGAAGATAGGCTGGCTACAAAGAGTAATGAAGTCAAACCAATAGCGAAGTCGACTACGTCAGTCATGGACAAGGAGAAGAAAAAGCCGACTATCTCAGCCAAGGAGAAGAAACTTACTCCAAAAATCACATACACCCCTCAGAAGCCAGTAACTCGGAGCCACCCGCAGAAAAGAGTTGATCCTGAGTTTGCTAGTGGCAAAGGACTGTCGGGACATAAAAGGCGAAAAACAAAGTCCAGAACTGAAAACCCAGTTGGAAAAGATTGCCCAACAGAGAAAGTTCAGAAAAAGGATAgcgagaatgtgagaaagagaaaagctaaaggTGATCCAAATCTGCAAGAACTTACTAAAAAAGTGAAGAATGCACGCAAGTTGTTGAGCCTAAGGAAATCTCCGTTCTATAAGGATTTGAGTTCACAACAAAGAGcgcttcttctctctttttttgacAAAGCTACCTCAAT CAACAGTGCTTGGAAAGCTCCTGCTGTGATTGGTCATCACATATTATCTGCAGAGACATTTGAAGATCTGCTACATAACAGGGCTTTAGAGGGAGATCTTATAAATTACTggcaataccaactgaaaaaagcATATCATAATGAGCAACCAGTGAATGGACAGAGAAAGTACATTCCAGTACTCCACATTGATCCAACAGGCTGG ttttATTTAAGTGACCCAGTACATCAAGTAGCAGCAAACACTGCTGTATTCTTACCCATCAGGAATATGGAGGAAGGAACCAGGAAGATTATTATTCCAATGTCACACCAAAACGTGCATTGGACGCTTCTTGTGTATGAATGCGAGAAAGGCGAATTCTTCCACTACAACACTTGGGAAGCTGTATCCAAAAATGAGTGTCTCGATAATGCTAATCTTATGGAATACTGCTTGTTAGCAATTAATGAACGCTTGTCGAGCCTGCGCCTTCCACTTGTAAGCAGAGTAAAGATGATTAGTTACCCAACACCTCAACAGGGAGACTATCCAGATTGTGCAATATATATCATGCACATCATGAAGAAAGTTGCAAAGGAGGAAGTAATTGATGGAGTGCGAATGAGCTTGGGAGACCCAGAAGAACTAAAGGACAAAATACATAAGAAGAGGATCTCTTTAGCATGCAAAATACTCTCAGCAACATCTCCTCCTGAGGAGAGCTGGAATATTCATGctccaaaaggtttttaa